One genomic region from Rattus norvegicus strain BN/NHsdMcwi chromosome 10, GRCr8, whole genome shotgun sequence encodes:
- the Kcnip1 gene encoding Kv channel-interacting protein 1 isoform 4 (isoform 4 is encoded by transcript variant 4): MGAVMGTFSSLQTKQRRPSKDKIEDDLEMTMVCHRPEGLEQLEAQTNFTKRELQVLYRGFKNECPSGVVNEETFKQIYAQFFPHGDASTYAHYLFNAFDTTQTGSVKFEDFVTALSILLRGTVHEKLRWTFNLYDINKDGYINKEEMMDIVKAIYDMMGKYTYPVLKEDTPRQHVDVFFQKMDKNKDGIVTLDEFLESCQEDDNIMRSLQLFQNVM, from the exons ACAAGATCGAGGATGATCTGGAGATGACCATGGTTTGCCATCGGCCTGAGGGACTGGAGCAGCTTGAGGCACAGACGAACTTCACCAAGAGAGAACTGCAAGTCCTTTACCGGGGATTCAAAAAC GAGTGCCCCAGTGGTGTGGTTAACGAAGAGACATTCAAGCAGATCTACGCTCAGTTTTTCCCTCATGGAG ATGCCAGCACATACGCACATTACCTCTTCAATGCCTTCGACACCACCCAGACAGGCTCTGTAAAGTTCGAG GACTTTGTGACTGCTCTGTCGATTTTACTGAGAGGAACGGTCCATGAAAAACTGAGGTGGACGTTTAATTTGTACGACATCAATAAAGACGGCTACATAAACAAAGAG GAGATGATGGACATAGTGAAAGCCATCTATGACATGATGGGGAAATACACCTATCCTGTGCTCAAAGAGGACACTCCCAGGCAGCACGTGGACGTCTTCTTCCAG aaaatggataaaaataaaGATGGCATTGTAACGTTAGACGAATTTCTCGAGTCCTGTCAGGAG GATGACAACATCATGAGGTCTCTACAGCTGTTCCAAAATGTCATGTAA